The Bacteroides fragilis NCTC 9343 genome includes the window ATAGTTGGGAAGTATGCATAGTTCACTACATTTTGGTTACCGATCACACCGTAAGATGCACGAATCTTCAGACCATCAATATAATTGCGCGTAACTTCCATAAACTTTTCCTGAGCTACGTTCCAACCCAAAGATACAGATGGGAAGAAACCAAAACGGGAATCTTTCGGGAACTTGGATGAACCATCGTAACGACCGTTCACTTCCAGCAAATACTTATCCATATAGTTGTAATTGACCCGGAAAAATCCTCCTCGAACAGAGTATTCATTATAACTGTCTGTCGCTTTTAGGTCACCTGTACCCGAACCCAATGCCGGTACTTCAACAACAGCCTGATTATAAGACAATACATTTACACCTTCTGTATACTTGGACTCCTGGTTGAAACCGGCCATTACACTGAAATGATGATCTTTGTTGAGATCGAATTTGTATGTTCCGTAAATATTGAAAGCATTGTAGTCGGTAAATTGCTTCTCTTTCTGCAAATAATCTTTTGCTGCATTCCAGATGTTATTACCTCCCTGAATATCTGTATACTGAGTTTTTCCGGTATAGAAATTATAATCATACATGTTCTTGTCAAATGTATACTCGAATACTGCCTCAAAACCTTTGAACGGTTTCAGAATAGATTTCACGAAAACACGCGGATTATCATACGACTTTTTCCATTTATTTGCTAACAATACCTGGTTGCGCGGTGTGTTGAAAGGCAAATCCTGAGAAATTGTAGAACAAACATCCGAAGGCATATTACCTTCCGGCTGATAAGAAACCTGATTACTGCCAAACATACTTCCCAAACCGGAATTAGGTTGCGACTGATTGGTACGTGCATAACTCATAGTCAACTCCTGGGTAAACCATTTGGTTATATCAGCAGAAATATAGGAATTGATGTTCAAGCGCTCATAGGTGTCTTTATCGGTGATCAGCACACCGTCCGTCGATACATATCCCGCCGACATACGATAACGCAATTTATCCGTACCACCGGATACAGAAAGATTGTGGTTCATCTGGAAGCTGGTCTCCATAAAATTCTTATAGGGATCATGCTCATTCAAATAATACAAAGCTCCATCCGTATCTGCGAAAATACCGTCACCTACAGTTTTGATAGATGAAGGATCCTGCCTATACTGTGTGAGGTATTCTTTCCACTTTGAAACGCTGGGTGAACCATACGACCAATAAGCATCAGAATATCCCCCGTCCTGATAAGCCTACAGATAATCCATCAAAGATGCCTGTTTAGGCAGATTGGTTGCAGTAGCAAAACCAAAATTATTGTTATAATTCAGACGAAAGGCCGTAGCTTCTTTCGGACGCTTGGTAGTCACTAAGACAACACCGCCGGCTGCACGTGCACCATAAATAGCTGCCGAAGCGGCATCTTTCAATACAGTTACGGTCTCAATATCTTCCGGATTCAACATATCGAGACTCCCCTCTACGTTATCAATCAAGATAAGGGGAGCGACATTGGCACCATAAGATCCGTCGCTATTCTTGATACCCACCGAATAGGCACCACGCAACTGGAATGACTTTCCGCTACCCGGAGCATTTCCACTATTAGAAACCAGCAGTCCCGGAACTGTACCTTGCAATGCATCAGAAGCCGTCATTATGGGACGATCGCCAATAATTTCGTCCATTTTAATAGATGAAACGGCCCCCGTCAGGTTCGCTTTCTTTTGTGAACCGAAACCAACTACCACCACTTCATCCAAAGTACGGGAATCATCCTTCAGTACTACTTTCAGAGGGGCCCCCGCTATGGCTTTCAATTCTTGCGTTACATAACCAATGTAAGAGATAACAATAACAGCACCCGGACTTACCGACAAGGAGAAATCTCCATTTATATCACTGATAGAACCATTTTGAGCATTATTTTTCTCCATAATGGTAGCTCCAATGACCGATTCACCCAAAGTATCCCTGATATTGCCTTTCACAACGATCTTATTACTCTGTTGTGGCGTTGCAACCACTACCGGGGTACTCTTCAGAATAACCTCATTGTCTTTGATAACATAGCTGATACCGCTATCTTTAAACAAAACATTCAGCACTTCCTCTATGGAACCTTCACAATGGATGTCACGGATCTTTGCATTGCTCAAATCGGCCGCCTTGTAGAAGAACGTATATTTACTGTTCTTCTCAATAACTTGAATAGCCTGTTTAATGCTCATTGCTTTTCCCTGCACGGTTATCTGTCCTTGCACGGCAAAAACGGACATAGGATACAGGAGCATAAACATAATTACGCCTGTCAGAAAACGCCTGTTACAGACGCTAAAACATAGTCTCATGTCTTTCATTTTTTGATTATACGATTAATTAGTGATTGATAAAAGCGATTATTTATAAATAATGATTTTCTGTGTTTCTTTTTTAAATTTCAAATTCATATTAATACAAATCTTTTCGATGACTTTAGAGGCAGGGTCATCATAGCGCATATAACCCGTGAACAAGTCATTGCGAGCTACTTTCCTATCGAGTTCTACCGGAATGTGGTAAATATCATGAATAGCTTCTATTAAATCATCCATACGCATGTCGACAAACTTATAACGCCCTTCATCCCAACTGATATTACCTATGTTCTTTAATATCACTTCATCTTTCTCGGGATGAAAAACAATCTGCTGCAAAGGTTTCATTTCAACTTTTCTCTGTGAAGCCTTCACATTGAAGTCAACCTTTCCACTAAAAAGAGTCACCTCCGCACCATCCTGACAGGTAGACTGCACACGAAAGACCGTTCCTTTGACTTCGACAAATGCCTGATCGATATATACTTTAAAATTATGTCCTTTACGCTTAGTTACTTCAAAAGTAGACACTCCCTCCAGCCATACTTCCCGGTTACTCATAAAATCCTGTGAAAAACGAAGACGGCTCCCAGCCTGCATCCAGACTTTTGAACTGTCGGGAAGTACATACAACCGGCTATTTGAAGAAACAACTTCAGTATACTCAATTATACGCTGTGAAGCTGTATGCCCTTTATCAAAAAAGAAAATACCACCTCCGATAATCAATAAAGCCGTAATACATGCGGCTAGTGCAACCCTCCAATATCTGAGTTGAAGTTTCTGACTACGCTCAACAGGAGCCTGGCATCTGGAGTCAATCTTATCCCAGATCCTTCTTTCAATAGCACCATTTTCCACTATATTTTTTGCCGCATCGAATTGTTTTTTCATTTTCGTCTCCACAACATTCCAATGTGCCAGCTCTTCCATTTCTTCCGAAGAAGACTCACCTGCAATCAATTTGCGGACAAGCCTATCATATTTATTAGAAATCTTCATATTCTTTATATTTCTTTCCAAAAATCCAAGCTATATTTATAAATCTATCCATAAATACACTATTTATAAAATTCCCCCCTATATGTTTTCGGCTTTTTTTCTGTTTTATAAATTGAGTATGCTATATTTGTAATTCAAACGTAACGCTTAATGAACGAAAAAGAAGCAATTATTAAACTAAAGACCTGCAATGATAAAGCCGCCTTTGCATTCCTCTATCGCTCTTATTGGGCTAAGGTTTACAATTTTACGCGACTTTACATCACCTCTGCGGTCGATGTGGAAGAAATCGTTCAAGAAGTTTTTATTAAAATTTGGGAGAATCGGGAAGCTTTGGATGAAGAACAAAATTTTGCCGGATACTTATTTATCACGATGCGCAACCTTGTTTTCAACCGTTCCCGTAAGAATCTGAATGAACCCTTCTACCAACTATCAGTGATAGAAGCTGTCGAAGAATCATACGATATAGAAGAAGAATTGGACGCAGCCAATCTGCGCACACATATCTCAGCACTGATCTCAATGCTGCCTCCCCGGCAGCAGGAAGTGTTTCGTTTAAGCAGGGATGAGGAACTTTCTTATCGCGAAATTGCAGAAAGACTACAAATATCAGAAAGAACAGTGGAACACCACATCTCCGATGCCCTAAAGTTTCTACGAAAAAACATCAAACTCTATTTACTGTTCCTTTCATTATAAATGAAGTAGCGCTGCTCTTCCCCGTTGGGACAGAACAGCGCCGATCATCAGTTTTTTATGAAAAACGAAACTTTCTTTCATAGAGAGGTATTACACTTACATAACAATTCTCTCTTCACAGAGATACTATTAACACTATATATAAACATGATGATTTTCATTAATAAATCAAAAATAAACATTTCTATAAAAATAAGAAATGGAAATCGACTAATAGAACAATTATGCCGATAAAAATGTTCTCTACATTTTTAGTAAACGTTTACTTAGATACCTTACCGGATACCAGACGGACAAGAATCCGACAGCAAAAACGGTAATAAATATCACGATGACATCCCACAAATGTACACTGACCGGATAAGCATCAACTACAAAATTTCCTGCAGCACTACCTCCACCCAATGAAATAATCCCGTACGTCATCTGAACCCAGCACAACAGCAATCCGAGTACAATTCCGATTATGGCTCCATAAAAGGAAATCATACATCCTTCAAAAAGGAAAATACGCGAAACCAACCGATCATTAGCTCCAAGCTTGCGAAGCGTATCCACATCTTCCTTTTTATCCAGAATAAGCATCGACAACGAACCTATCACATTAAAACAGGCAATCACTAAGATAAAAGTGAGAAACAAATATGAAACCAGTTTCTCTATCTCCATGATACGAAATACATCTTCCTGTTGTTCGTAGCGGTTACGAATAACAAAATCATCTCCCAGTTCTTTCTTAATCTTTGCTTTGACGAAGGAAAGATCAGAGCCGGGTTTTAACTTTAGTTCTATTGCAGACACTTCGGTAGTATAGTCAAGCAAACGTCGGGCAAAATCCAACGAAGTAAGAATATACTGTCCGTCATATTTCTGCTGATTGACCACAAACACAACACCGGGCGAATACAAATAATCCATATTAAAGGAAGCAGCCGGATTCGCCATATTAACCTTTCCGCTCCTTTTAGGAATATATATCTGCAACGGATCAACAAATCTGATTCCAGTCCCCAATGTAGAGACAAGCTCTATTCCCATCACCCCGTAATCAACAATAGAATCATTCAGCAAAAACTCACCTGCACCATAAAGGATACTATCTATCGCAGTCAACTGCTCAAAATTGTTTTGTACTCCCTTTATGACGGCCATCGTCTGGCGGTCCTTATATTGTACCATCGCATTCTCTTCAAGTGTTTCAGTCAGCACATCTACTTCCGGCATCTGCCGGATAGCTTGAATACGAGGGGCCTGTGCATCAAAAACTTTCCCTTCGGCAATCGTCACTTTCAGTTCCGGATCAAATACAGTAAACAGATCGGCCACTGTATCCTGAAAACCGTTGAATACGGAAAGTGTACACACCATCGCCATCGTAGCCAATGCCACTCCACACACAGAAATAGCAGAAATGATATTGATGGCATTGTGCTTTTTCTTTGAGAAAAGATATCGCCGGGCTATGTAGAAGGGGAGGTTCACTTCAACAAAGCATCTATCTTTTCAATGTAGTCCAACGAATCATCCACGAAAAACTTCAATTCAGGAATGATACGTAACTGATGACGAACACGAGTACCGAGTTCGAAACGAATGGACTTCATATTATTATTGATATTCTTTACCATTTCTTCACTCTTTTCAGAAGGGAAGATACTAAGATATACACGAGCTATACTCATGTCGGGACTGATACGTACAGCACTTACTGATACCAGTACACCGGGCATAGCTTTAGTCTGCAACAGGAAAATCTCACTGAGTTCTTTCTGTAACAGACGTGATATCTTGTTTTGTCTCGTTGTTTCCATAAATTTTTCTACGTAATTATTTTATCAAACAAGCAATTAGTACTTGTTACAATAGAACACAAAGTTATAGAAATATATCGTTTGATAGGCCAATAATATGTTATTTTTAATTTTCATTATTGAATTATTATTCAAAAAACGATCTTCACGGAAAGCACATAAGCAGACGTTACAAGAAAACATACACTTTTGAAATAAAATGTCGGTCTGAAATAAACCGACTCTACAGAAAAGATTTAAAGCAATTATCAACGAATACAAGAAGATGGACAGCCAGCTATTACAATCACTTATCACAGCCCAAACAACGAAAAATCATTCTACTTTTTACGAATTATAGTCAACCCGTCACGTAAAGGCAGAATTACTTTTTCTACCCGTTCATCATGTGCCACCAACTCATTGAAAGCCTTGATTCCGATCGTCTGGTGATCATTGCTATGTGGTTCTTCAAGCACATGACCATCCCACAAAGTGTTATCAGCTATGATATAACCTCCTACAGAAAGATGTGCAAGAGTCATTTCATAATAATCAATATACTTACGTTTGTCACCATCCACAAAAGCAAGATCAAACGTAATGCCCAATGCAGGTATTAACCGGAGAGCATCCCCAATATAAAATTTAATTTTATCAGCATAAGCTGAGTTTTCGAGCCAGGGACGGGTAAAGTCTTCTTGTTCATCATTAATCTCGAATGTGTGAAGCATTCCGCCCTCCTCAAGCCCCTCGGCCAGACAAAGAGCGGAATAGCCACTATAAGTCCCTATTTCCAATATTTGGCGAGGCCGTATCATACGAACAAACATCTTCAACATACGTCCCTGCAGATGACCGGAAGCCATACGAGGACGCAGGAGTTTAACATGCGTATCCCGATAAAGAGATTTCAGGTATTCACCTTCCTCATCGATATGCTGCAAGATATATTCGTCTAAAAGATCGGTCTCTTTCATCTCGTCTCTTATAAATAACGGTTGCTATTAGGCAACACACTATCACCGGCATGCTTCAAAGCATCTTCCACGACATTGATTTCGAGGAAAGAAGTCTGCGTTCCGGCTTTACCGCTACTCAGATAACCCACCATATCAGTTGGATGCAAACGTCCTTCTTTCAACAAACGGCGCAGAGCTGCAAAATAGTACTCCTGCCCGTTGGCAAGTTCAGGCATATAAATCGCTTCCACACCATAAGAAAGTGCAAGGTGACGCATAGTCTTCTCCTTATAACAAATTGCAAGTACCGGATATTTACCACGGAAAGCTGCTAAATTGCGTGCAGTACGCCCCTGATAGCTATCCGTAATGATGGCACGTATCTTTAGCTTAGTAGTTGCTTTTACAGCTTGTTTAGCAAGGAAAGCTGTGACATCATTACTGTTTTCGTCCAAAGGAATGCGAATGTCATTCTCCTCCAACTTGTCCTTCTCAGCCTGTGCAGCAATCTTAGTCATCGTTTTCACGGCCTCTACAGGATATTTGCCATAGGCAGTCTCACCACTCAACATCAAAGCGTCTGTACGATAATAGATTGCATTGGCAATATCGGTTACTTCCGCACGAGTCGGACGTGGATTATTAATCATCGTATGCAACATTTGTGTTGCCACGATTACCGG containing:
- a CDS encoding FecR family protein; the encoded protein is MERNIKNMKISNKYDRLVRKLIAGESSSEEMEELAHWNVVETKMKKQFDAAKNIVENGAIERRIWDKIDSRCQAPVERSQKLQLRYWRVALAACITALLIIGGGIFFFDKGHTASQRIIEYTEVVSSNSRLYVLPDSSKVWMQAGSRLRFSQDFMSNREVWLEGVSTFEVTKRKGHNFKVYIDQAFVEVKGTVFRVQSTCQDGAEVTLFSGKVDFNVKASQRKVEMKPLQQIVFHPEKDEVILKNIGNISWDEGRYKFVDMRMDDLIEAIHDIYHIPVELDRKVARNDLFTGYMRYDDPASKVIEKICINMNLKFKKETQKIIIYK
- a CDS encoding RNA polymerase sigma-70 factor, which gives rise to MNEKEAIIKLKTCNDKAAFAFLYRSYWAKVYNFTRLYITSAVDVEEIVQEVFIKIWENREALDEEQNFAGYLFITMRNLVFNRSRKNLNEPFYQLSVIEAVEESYDIEEELDAANLRTHISALISMLPPRQQEVFRLSRDEELSYREIAERLQISERTVEHHISDALKFLRKNIKLYLLFLSL
- a CDS encoding FtsX-like permease family protein, whose protein sequence is MNLPFYIARRYLFSKKKHNAINIISAISVCGVALATMAMVCTLSVFNGFQDTVADLFTVFDPELKVTIAEGKVFDAQAPRIQAIRQMPEVDVLTETLEENAMVQYKDRQTMAVIKGVQNNFEQLTAIDSILYGAGEFLLNDSIVDYGVMGIELVSTLGTGIRFVDPLQIYIPKRSGKVNMANPAASFNMDYLYSPGVVFVVNQQKYDGQYILTSLDFARRLLDYTTEVSAIELKLKPGSDLSFVKAKIKKELGDDFVIRNRYEQQEDVFRIMEIEKLVSYLFLTFILVIACFNVIGSLSMLILDKKEDVDTLRKLGANDRLVSRIFLFEGCMISFYGAIIGIVLGLLLCWVQMTYGIISLGGGSAAGNFVVDAYPVSVHLWDVIVIFITVFAVGFLSVWYPVRYLSKRLLKM
- the rbfA gene encoding 30S ribosome-binding factor RbfA translates to METTRQNKISRLLQKELSEIFLLQTKAMPGVLVSVSAVRISPDMSIARVYLSIFPSEKSEEMVKNINNNMKSIRFELGTRVRHQLRIIPELKFFVDDSLDYIEKIDALLK
- a CDS encoding O-methyltransferase produces the protein MKETDLLDEYILQHIDEEGEYLKSLYRDTHVKLLRPRMASGHLQGRMLKMFVRMIRPRQILEIGTYSGYSALCLAEGLEEGGMLHTFEINDEQEDFTRPWLENSAYADKIKFYIGDALRLIPALGITFDLAFVDGDKRKYIDYYEMTLAHLSVGGYIIADNTLWDGHVLEEPHSNDHQTIGIKAFNELVAHDERVEKVILPLRDGLTIIRKK